The Vicinamibacteria bacterium genome includes the window CCGCGCCGTGAAAGATGCTTTCGAGCCGCGCCAGCGCCACCGACTCGTCCATCTCGCCTTCTTTCCTGGTGAGCGACGTCATGACGCTGCGATAACGTCCGATGTCGTCGGTGCACACGGTGACGATCACATCCTTCTTGTCCAGTCGAAAATATCTCGCGGTCTTGATGGCGCCGAGCAGATTACAGACACCGCTGATACCGAAGATCGACGCGAGCATCGCCGTCGCCTCATGTGAGATTCCGAGCCGATCTTGCAGAACGCGCCCGCCGATCTCGTCGGTGAGGAGCTGCAATCCTCGGACGCAGTCCATGTCGTCGACGCACATGAGCGCGTCCATATTGGAGACGTTGTGGATCCAGGTCACGTGCTTGTCCCCGATGCCTTGGATCTCGTGGGCGCCGTGGCCGTTGTTGAAAAGCGTCGGACACTGAATCGGCTCGAGGCCGACGATCCTGAGATCGGGCCACGCCTGCTTGAGGCGGTCGCCGGCGGAGATCGTTCCGGCGCTGCCCATGGCCGAGACGAATGCCGCGATGCGTGCGTTGCCGATCCGTTGCTCTTCCAGCCGTTTGGCGAGCTCGATGACGGTGTTCCCGGTGACGGCGTAGTGAAAGCGGTAGTTTCCCATGACCTCGAACTGATTCAGGACTCTGACGGATGGATCGGCTGCCAGCTCGTGGGTCTTGTCGTAGATTTCCTTGACGTTGGACTCCGTGCCCGGAGTTCTCACCACTTCGGCGCCCAGGCTCTCGATGAGCTCGAAGCGCTCGTCGCTCATGCCTTCGGGCAGGACGACGACGCTCCGGCATCCCATCCTCCCGCCCACCCAGGCACCGCCAACACCGTAGTTACCCGTACTCGGCCAGACGAGGGTATGGCGGTCGGGCGACACGACACCCTCGACGATGAGCTCGGCAAGGACCGCGTAAGCGGCGCCCACCTTGTGACTTCCGGTGGGGAATTCTTTCGCATAGAGGACGACGATGGGCGCGTCTACCCCGGTCAGCTCCGGGGGCACGACGAAGTGACAAATCCGGTCGTCGGCGTCGTACCAGGTGATGTTGTAGAGGTTCGCGGGCGCGAGAGGGTCGATGCGCTTCACCGCAAGCGCTTCGGCACGCACCGACGGCTCGATGGTCCACGGCTTCGTCATCTCGGCGAGCGTGGGTCCGAGCTTCATCGGCGTCATCTTATCGTGTTCCCGGGCCGTAAGGAGGGTTCGGCCGCCACTTCTCGTCTTACGGATACGAGGGCACGGGAGGAGCCGATGCGTATCATCGCAGTCAGCGCGGCAATGAGGGAGGTTCTGGAGCTAGTGGAGACCTACGCACCCTTCGGGGAAGTGACGGTCTTGATAGGAGGGGAGAGCGGCACCGGCAAGGAGCTCGTGGCGCGCGCGCTTCACCGCGGAAGCCCGCGGGCCCGGCGCGCTTTTTGTGCCCTGAATGCCGCCGCCCTTCCTGATGGGCTGCTGGAAACGGAGCTCTTCGGGCACGCGCGCGGGGCTTTCACCGGCGCTCAGCAGGGTCGGAGAGGCTTGTTCGAGGAGGCGGACGGCGGCACGCTCTTTCTGGACGAGGTCGCGGAGCTCTCGGCCCGCGCGCAGACCATCCTGTTGCG containing:
- a CDS encoding pyridoxal-phosphate dependent enzyme, with the translated sequence MKLGPTLAEMTKPWTIEPSVRAEALAVKRIDPLAPANLYNITWYDADDRICHFVVPPELTGVDAPIVVLYAKEFPTGSHKVGAAYAVLAELIVEGVVSPDRHTLVWPSTGNYGVGGAWVGGRMGCRSVVVLPEGMSDERFELIESLGAEVVRTPGTESNVKEIYDKTHELAADPSVRVLNQFEVMGNYRFHYAVTGNTVIELAKRLEEQRIGNARIAAFVSAMGSAGTISAGDRLKQAWPDLRIVGLEPIQCPTLFNNGHGAHEIQGIGDKHVTWIHNVSNMDALMCVDDMDCVRGLQLLTDEIGGRVLQDRLGISHEATAMLASIFGISGVCNLLGAIKTARYFRLDKKDVIVTVCTDDIGRYRSVMTSLTRKEGEMDESVALARLESIFHGAGLDWIQEGTVPNRDRWHNLKYYTWVEQQGKTVEELDPQRDPEWWLSHQAKIPELDEAIKARR